Below is a genomic region from Flammeovirgaceae bacterium SG7u.111.
TATTTTGGGATAAATTAAGTGATTGAAGGTTTGTAAGTTGGTTAAATGTAGAAGGGATGTCTCCAGTGAATTTATTGGAATATAAATTTAGGCTTCTGAGATTTTTTAGAGTTCCTATTTCTTCTGGTAATGTTCCTTCAATATTTCCATTGGTAACTGATAGGCTTTCTAAATTTTTCAATTCGATGAGAGATATTGGAAACGTTTTATCTTCCCATTCTCCGTCTAAATAAATTGATGTTAAACTTTTAAGATTACCTATACTTGTAGGTAGAGAGTCTTCAAATTTAGAGGCTGAAATAGATAAAATTTTTAGTTGAGGTAAAGTAGTGATGCTAATCGGGAATTTAACCAAAGATTGATTATCGTATTCATAAAATATCCTAAGTTCTGAGAGTTGTTCAAGGGTTTCAAATGATTTGGGTAAAATAATATCTACATCTATATAGTCGAGATACATATTTCTCAAGCTGGATAGATAGTCTATTTCATATGGCAATCTCGTTACATTGTTTGAAGAAAATCCAAAAATGCTTAATTCATTTAAAAGCCCAATACTTCTCGGGATTTTACCATGTACATGGTTACCAGAAAAATAGAGTGAATATATTCTGTCATTTGAAATGTAATAAGGACCATCAGGCCAAGTATCAAAATTTTCAGCTAAATTCCATTGCTTCTCTTCAGGCCAATTCTCCCCATCTAAAGCATAATACATATCCACCAACACCAGTGAATCCAACCTCCTAGAAGGCTCGATGCTTTCAAAACTTAGATTCCATACGAAAGCGGTATCTGCATCCCATTTGATGAGGAAGGTGTCTTGTGCGTAGGTGAGCTGGCTGGCTTTGGACTGCAAGCCCTCGGCATCGTCGCTAAAGGCTAGGAGGTCGCTACCGCATTGGAGGTAGATCTCCAAGTAGGTGTCCGCATCGGTATGCCCTACGGAGGAAACGGTCAGTTGCCCAGTTGAAGGGGTGATGAATTTGTAGAAAGATGTTGTTGAATCGCTTTGATGGATGCCTTCTGTTATAAATTGGGCATTTTGGCAATCACTTCCGACTTGAGCGAATAGCAATTGGGTGGAGAAAAGTATGCCCAACAAGGACAGCAGGAGCTTTGGAGATAGAGTTCTCTTCATGACAAATTTAGAGTTTCAAAAATGAGTTTACCCATGTCAAAAAATGACATTGATTTAAAAAAGTTAGTTGTGCCCAAAGATTGGTACTTGGCAGTAGTATAGTGGTGGTAGGTTAATGTAATTTCCGAAAGAAAGTGCTTACTGCTTTTTGCTTTGCGCTTTTTTGATCCTTTCGTATTCTTCGGGGTTGGCGGCTATCCACGCTTTTTTTGCGTTGCGGTAGTTTTCCGCTTCTATGGCTGGGTCGCTGTTGGCTTCGTACTCAAAGGGGAGTGCCTTGCTTTGTTTCATTCTCGGGCCAGAAAGCAACTGCATTTGTGCCATTTGAGGCTGTGGGGCTTCCTTGCCGTTTAGGCCATAACGCTCTTCTATAGAAGGTAACATTTCGGGGTGTTCTTTGGCTATTTCTAGTTCCATCTCTAGTCTGTGCACTGTTTCATACTGTTCGTGGATGGCTAGGCTGGTGTCTTGCATGATTTTCATGCGATACTGCTCTACTAGTTCATTGAGCTTTGTTTGGTCAAGTTTAGTTCCCTTGCTAGGGTTTTCTTGTGAAAAGGCGATAGTGGAGATAAAGAACGATAACAAGGTAATTAATGTAAGTCTCATTAGATAAGTGCAATTTTATGGTTGAAAAAAACAATTTATAACCCAATCTAATGTGCATTCTGTTTTGTAGCAAACCTTACACAGGTAACAAATGTTAATGTTGCGAGATGTTTTGAATTTTACAGATGAAAGGTGTTGCGCTTAGAGAGACTTAGGTGAAAATCTCCCTAATTTTAGGGAGATAGACCTTGTGCATTACTTCAACATACCCAGTTGAGTTGGCTCAAGTGCCCAAACTCTTCTTTCCATATACAAATTGATATTGTCCAAGACAGCCTTTCTCCATAAATTCTTTAGAAAATTCGATTCTTACCTTGAAGCTCTTAAAAAAAAGACGGTGCTAATTGAAATGTTAGGCAGACATTGAAATCGATTTGCTTGCCTATATTGCATTGATAATTATCATAAAATTCTACTTAAAAAATCAAAAAATAGTCTTTCAGAAGCTGAGCGTAGGCTACTGTATAGTCTCCTGTTTTGTTTTTTACTATAAGCACTTTTTGCTGATGTGGGGTTTTCTTTCTGCCAAACTTCAACACGTATCGAGCGGGGTTTTTACCTTCTACCGTCACTATTGCCAATTTCTCTTGTAGGAACAGGTTTAGTTTTGCTGTCAGTGTTTCATATTCATTTGCCGAAAGACTGGGGACTACCACATAAAAAAGACCTTGTTCGCCGAGTAAAGAGTCTGCTTTTTTTAGTAACGTTTGGGTGCTGAGCGAATCGCTGTGGCGAGCGAGTTGGCGTTTTTGGTCGGGAGAAGCCAAGGAGCGGTGAAAATAAGGAGGGTTGCTCACGATCAGGTCGTATTTATTTTCCCCTTCAAAGGTTTTTATATCTTGCTGGTAGACGTTCAGTCTTGTTGCCCAAGGGCTGTTTTTGAAATTAGAAGTTGCTTGCGCAGAGGCTTCGGGTTCGATCTCCACAGCGTGTATGGGGCATGTGAACCGTTGGGCTAGCATCAAAGCCAAAATGCCGGTACCGGTTCCTATGTCCAAGATGGCAGAAGGGTCGGGGTGGTTTGCCCATGCTCCCAGCACAGCACTGTCCGTCCCAAACTTCATTCCTGCCAAGGCTTGCTCTAAGCGGAACTGTTTGAATTGAAAATAGGAATTTGCCATATGTTGGTTTTATACTAAGGCACAAAAAAACCTGTGAAATCCACAGGTTTGAACAAGTTGCAAAGTAAATACTTTGTCTAATATCTTCTCGACTGTTGGAACATGCCGTCGATGCCGTACTTGCCAGAGCCGGTTATCAGCAAGGCTATAGCTACAACAAAATAGAGGATAGCTTTTTCTTTGATGCTGTATGAATCAGGGCCGTGGCGCAAGAAAGCGGCAACTCCCATGGTAATTGCTAAGAAAAACGCGGAAGGTCTAGTAAACAAACCAAGGGCAATGAAAAGACCGCCTACAAATTCGGAAAGACCAGCTGCCCAAGCAAAAATTTCAGGTAGGGGAAAGCCTAGTTGTTTGGTGCTATTGATGAAGCCAAGGCTTGGGGGCAATTTGCCAAGACCATGGGCAAAAACCATAGACAAGCCAAAATATATTCGAAGTAGAAGTAAGCTGAAGTTTATAGAAGATGATTGAGTT
It encodes:
- a CDS encoding methyltransferase → MANSYFQFKQFRLEQALAGMKFGTDSAVLGAWANHPDPSAILDIGTGTGILALMLAQRFTCPIHAVEIEPEASAQATSNFKNSPWATRLNVYQQDIKTFEGENKYDLIVSNPPYFHRSLASPDQKRQLARHSDSLSTQTLLKKADSLLGEQGLFYVVVPSLSANEYETLTAKLNLFLQEKLAIVTVEGKNPARYVLKFGRKKTPHQQKVLIVKNKTGDYTVAYAQLLKDYFLIF
- a CDS encoding DoxX family protein, giving the protein MRDFLMGTAQTQSSSINFSLLLLRIYFGLSMVFAHGLGKLPPSLGFINSTKQLGFPLPEIFAWAAGLSEFVGGLFIALGLFTRPSAFFLAITMGVAAFLRHGPDSYSIKEKAILYFVVAIALLITGSGKYGIDGMFQQSRRY